From a single Brassica napus cultivar Da-Ae chromosome C9, Da-Ae, whole genome shotgun sequence genomic region:
- the LOC106382511 gene encoding ubiquitin-like domain-containing protein CIP73 isoform X3 yields the protein MGDQATNQCSSSNNASVESTLELNIKTLDSQTYTFKADKNETVSVFKEKIASETGVPVAQQRLIFRGRVLKDDHPLSEYHLENGHTLHLIVRQPAESMPSSGTPSEGAAANDGNGSNGGPSRGRGHISHSVVLGTFNPADHTEGFGPDISRVIGAVLNSFGVGGQNLPNSSINVTQPSMPSNLSGHPPPGNASGGTPATGGQSQAAGQSQPRPAFTSAAFRASMPHVVQIPITAATTIPIPSFQTPIPDSLDTLMEFINRMEQALSRNGYQPDTSSATSEGRPREELPRNTQGPSTPEALAIVLRSSQRLLSGLAVSSLSHIAGRLEQDGSSPDPALRGQIQTEAVQVGLAMQHLGALLLELGRTLLTLRMGQSQELSYVNSGPAVYISPSGPNPIMVQPFPHQTSPLFTGAAGSSNPVTGQGGLGTSSRQINIHIHAGSSASPTMSSVGNHQSSGEQGEHNSNTSSVRVLPTRNFTAASAPAPAPSHFTNFTAATAPAPSHFTGENVSAEIQSGASSAVTEQATNTVATSTPEESSPLRDLPSERSDSIFFNQGQRGKEHCEDSGHPEVDTISDAKLTKKATPEVVTPLGLGLGGLDRKKRSKQLKTLGKNEDGGTSASVEGVQRGSGTSSQQQLLQSLFSGSSRGRGSDDGVDVSSAMSQVLESPVLDGLLGGVSRQAGVDSPNMLRNMLQQFTQNPQIMNTVQQIAQQVDGQEIENMMSGGANSEGGGGFDLSRMVQQMMPLVSRAFSQGGPSLESALEQADVHQPLQMIEHSDPPEDVFRAMVENAAMSQEDLADVLCSDEALAHEYAELLRRDLEGRLQDNHGP from the exons ATTTGGAAAATGGGCATACCTTGCACTTGATTGTGAGGCAGCCAGCTGAATCAATGCCATCATCTGGTACCCCTTCAGAAGGGGCAGCTGCAAATGATG GAAATGGTTCAAATGGTGGACCATCTCGAGGTCGTGGACACATCTCCCACAGCGTAGTCCTTGGGACTTTTAATCCTGCAGATCACACTGAAGGCTTTGGTCCAGATATCAGCCGG GTTATTGGAGCAGTTTTAAATTCTTTTGGAGTTGGTGGGCAGAACCTTCCAAATAGCAGTATTAATGTCACGCAGCCGTCTATGCCC TCCAATTTGTCTGGCCATCCTCCGCCTGGAAATGCATCAGGTGGAACGCCTGCCACCGGTGGTCAAAGCCAAGCGGCGGGACAGTCACAGCCTAGGCCAGCATTTACTAGTGCAGCATTTCGAGCATCTATGCCTCATGTGGTTCAGATTCCTATTACAGCAGCTACAACGATTCCCATTCCTTCATTTCAGACG CCTATCCCGGATTCGTTAGACACTCTTATGGAGTTCATTAATCGGATGGAACAAGCACTATCACGAAACG GCTATCAGCCAGATACCTCCTCTGCTACATCAGAAGGTCGGCCCAGGGAAGAGTTGCCTAGAAATACACAAGGCCCATCAACGCCTGAAGCACTGGCTATTGTCCTGAGGAGTTCACAGCGTCTACTAAGTGGTCTAGCCGTCTCTTCGTTATCG CATATTGCAGGACGTCTAGAGCAGGATGGATCCTCTCCAGATCCTGCCCTCAGGGGACAAATCCAGACAGAGGCAGTGCAGGTAGGTCTTGCTATGCAACATTTAGGGGCCCTCCTTCTGGAGCTTGGGCGGACACTTCTGACACTGAGAATGGGACAGTCTCAG GAATTATCCTATGTGAACTCTGGCCCTGCTGTATACATATCTCCTTCAGGACCGAATCCTATTATGGTTCAG CCTTTTCCGCATCAAACCAGCCCACTCTTTACTGGGGCGGCTGGCTCATCAAATCCAGTAACCGGACAAGGTGGTTTAGGAACTTCCTCAAGGCAGATTAACATTCACATACATGCTG GGTCGTCAGCTTCACCTACGATGTCGTCAGTTGGAAACCATCAAAGCAGTGGAGAGCAAGGAGAACATAACAGCAATACAAGTTCAGTCCGGGTACTTCCAACGAGAAACTTCACTGCTGCTTCTGCTCCTGCTCCTGCTCCATCACATTTTACCAACTTCACTGCTGCTACTGCTCCTGCTCCATCACATTTTACCGGTGAGAATGTGTCTGCCGAGATTCAATCTGGTGCTTCTAGTGCTGTGACTGAGCAGGCTACCAACACTGTGGCTACTTCCACACCGGAGGAAAGTAGCCCATTGCGTGACTTACCATCTGAGAGGAGTGACTCGATT TTTTTCAACCAGGGTCAACGCGGTAAAGAACATTGTGAAGATTCAGGGCATCCAGAGGTAGATACTATCAGTGATGCCAAATTAACTAAGAAGGCTACTCCAGAAGTCGTGACCCCACTTGGATTGGGGCTCGGGGGTTTGGACCGTAAG AAACGAAGCAAGCAGCTTAAGACATTAGGTAAGAATGAAGATGGCGGGACTTCTGCTTCGGTTGAAGGTGTGCAACGGGGCAGTGGGACCAGTAGTCAACAACAGCTTTTGCAATCTCTCTTTTCTGGTAGCTCACGTGGGCGAGGTTCAGATGATGGGGTAGATGTCTCGAGTGCAATGTCTCAGGTGTTGGAGAGCCCTGTTTTGGATGGATTGCTAGGAGGGGTATCTCGACAAGCTGGTGTTGATTCACCAAATATGCTGAGGAATATGTTGCAGCAGTTTACCCAGAACCCACAGATCATGAACACAGTCCAGCAAATTGCTCAACAGGTGGATGGTCAAGAGATAGAGAATATGATGTCAGGCGGAGCTAATAGCGAAGGAGGTGGTGGCTTTGATCTCTCTAGAATGGTCCAGCAAATGATGCCTCTAGTCTCACGTGCTTTTAGCCAAGGAGGACCATCACTTGAATCGGCATTAGAACAGGCTGATGTTCATCAACCTTTACAG ATGATTGAGCACTCTGATCCACCAGAAGATGTCTTCCGTGCAATGGTTGAAAATGCTGCGATGAGTCAAGAAGACCTTGCAGACGTGCTCTGCAGTGATGAAGCTCTTGCTCAT GAATACGCGGAGTTGCTAAGGCGTGATCTGGAAGGCCGGCTACAAGATAATCATGGTCCATAA
- the LOC106382511 gene encoding ubiquitin-like domain-containing protein CIP73 isoform X2, with protein sequence MGDQATNQCSSSNNASVESTLELNIKTLDSQTYTFKADKNETVSVFKEKIASETGVPVAQQRLIFRGRVLKDDHPLSEYHLENGHTLHLIVRQPAESMPSSGTPSEGAAANDGNGSNGGPSRGRGHISHSVVLGTFNPADHTEGFGPDISRVIGAVLNSFGVGGQNLPNSSINVTQPSMPSNLSGHPPPGNASGGTPATGGQSQAAGQSQPRPAFTSAAFRASMPHVVQIPITAATTIPIPSFQTPIPDSLDTLMEFINRMEQALSRNGYQPDTSSATSEGRPREELPRNTQGPSTPEALAIVLRSSQRLLSGLAVSSLSHIAGRLEQDGSSPDPALRGQIQTEAVQVGLAMQHLGALLLELGRTLLTLRMGQSQELSYVNSGPAVYISPSGPNPIMVQPFPHQTSPLFTGAAGSSNPVTGQGGLGTSSRQINIHIHAGSSASPTMSSVGNHQSSGEQGEHNSNTSSVRVLPTRNFTAASAPAPAPSHFTNFTAATAPAPSHFTGENVSAEIQSGASSAVTEQATNTVATSTPEESSPLRDLPSERSDSIGQRGKEHCEDSGHPEVDTISDAKLTKKATPEVVTPLGLGLGGLDRKKRSKQLKTLGKNEDGGTSASVEGVQRGSGTSSQQQLLQSLFSGSSRGRGSDDGVDVSSAMSQVLESPVLDGLLGGVSRQAGVDSPNMLRNMLQQFTQNPQIMNTVQQIAQQVDGQEIENMMSGGANSEGGGGFDLSRMVQQMMPLVSRAFSQGGPSLESALEQADVHQPLQANVQPMMQMIEHSDPPEDVFRAMVENAAMSQEDLADVLCSDEALAHEYAELLRRDLEGRLQDNHGP encoded by the exons ATTTGGAAAATGGGCATACCTTGCACTTGATTGTGAGGCAGCCAGCTGAATCAATGCCATCATCTGGTACCCCTTCAGAAGGGGCAGCTGCAAATGATG GAAATGGTTCAAATGGTGGACCATCTCGAGGTCGTGGACACATCTCCCACAGCGTAGTCCTTGGGACTTTTAATCCTGCAGATCACACTGAAGGCTTTGGTCCAGATATCAGCCGG GTTATTGGAGCAGTTTTAAATTCTTTTGGAGTTGGTGGGCAGAACCTTCCAAATAGCAGTATTAATGTCACGCAGCCGTCTATGCCC TCCAATTTGTCTGGCCATCCTCCGCCTGGAAATGCATCAGGTGGAACGCCTGCCACCGGTGGTCAAAGCCAAGCGGCGGGACAGTCACAGCCTAGGCCAGCATTTACTAGTGCAGCATTTCGAGCATCTATGCCTCATGTGGTTCAGATTCCTATTACAGCAGCTACAACGATTCCCATTCCTTCATTTCAGACG CCTATCCCGGATTCGTTAGACACTCTTATGGAGTTCATTAATCGGATGGAACAAGCACTATCACGAAACG GCTATCAGCCAGATACCTCCTCTGCTACATCAGAAGGTCGGCCCAGGGAAGAGTTGCCTAGAAATACACAAGGCCCATCAACGCCTGAAGCACTGGCTATTGTCCTGAGGAGTTCACAGCGTCTACTAAGTGGTCTAGCCGTCTCTTCGTTATCG CATATTGCAGGACGTCTAGAGCAGGATGGATCCTCTCCAGATCCTGCCCTCAGGGGACAAATCCAGACAGAGGCAGTGCAGGTAGGTCTTGCTATGCAACATTTAGGGGCCCTCCTTCTGGAGCTTGGGCGGACACTTCTGACACTGAGAATGGGACAGTCTCAG GAATTATCCTATGTGAACTCTGGCCCTGCTGTATACATATCTCCTTCAGGACCGAATCCTATTATGGTTCAG CCTTTTCCGCATCAAACCAGCCCACTCTTTACTGGGGCGGCTGGCTCATCAAATCCAGTAACCGGACAAGGTGGTTTAGGAACTTCCTCAAGGCAGATTAACATTCACATACATGCTG GGTCGTCAGCTTCACCTACGATGTCGTCAGTTGGAAACCATCAAAGCAGTGGAGAGCAAGGAGAACATAACAGCAATACAAGTTCAGTCCGGGTACTTCCAACGAGAAACTTCACTGCTGCTTCTGCTCCTGCTCCTGCTCCATCACATTTTACCAACTTCACTGCTGCTACTGCTCCTGCTCCATCACATTTTACCGGTGAGAATGTGTCTGCCGAGATTCAATCTGGTGCTTCTAGTGCTGTGACTGAGCAGGCTACCAACACTGTGGCTACTTCCACACCGGAGGAAAGTAGCCCATTGCGTGACTTACCATCTGAGAGGAGTGACTCGATT GGTCAACGCGGTAAAGAACATTGTGAAGATTCAGGGCATCCAGAGGTAGATACTATCAGTGATGCCAAATTAACTAAGAAGGCTACTCCAGAAGTCGTGACCCCACTTGGATTGGGGCTCGGGGGTTTGGACCGTAAG AAACGAAGCAAGCAGCTTAAGACATTAGGTAAGAATGAAGATGGCGGGACTTCTGCTTCGGTTGAAGGTGTGCAACGGGGCAGTGGGACCAGTAGTCAACAACAGCTTTTGCAATCTCTCTTTTCTGGTAGCTCACGTGGGCGAGGTTCAGATGATGGGGTAGATGTCTCGAGTGCAATGTCTCAGGTGTTGGAGAGCCCTGTTTTGGATGGATTGCTAGGAGGGGTATCTCGACAAGCTGGTGTTGATTCACCAAATATGCTGAGGAATATGTTGCAGCAGTTTACCCAGAACCCACAGATCATGAACACAGTCCAGCAAATTGCTCAACAGGTGGATGGTCAAGAGATAGAGAATATGATGTCAGGCGGAGCTAATAGCGAAGGAGGTGGTGGCTTTGATCTCTCTAGAATGGTCCAGCAAATGATGCCTCTAGTCTCACGTGCTTTTAGCCAAGGAGGACCATCACTTGAATCGGCATTAGAACAGGCTGATGTTCATCAACCTTTACAG GCAAATGTTCAACCCATGATGCAGATGATTGAGCACTCTGATCCACCAGAAGATGTCTTCCGTGCAATGGTTGAAAATGCTGCGATGAGTCAAGAAGACCTTGCAGACGTGCTCTGCAGTGATGAAGCTCTTGCTCAT GAATACGCGGAGTTGCTAAGGCGTGATCTGGAAGGCCGGCTACAAGATAATCATGGTCCATAA
- the LOC106382511 gene encoding ubiquitin-like domain-containing protein CIP73 isoform X1 produces MGDQATNQCSSSNNASVESTLELNIKTLDSQTYTFKADKNETVSVFKEKIASETGVPVAQQRLIFRGRVLKDDHPLSEYHLENGHTLHLIVRQPAESMPSSGTPSEGAAANDGNGSNGGPSRGRGHISHSVVLGTFNPADHTEGFGPDISRVIGAVLNSFGVGGQNLPNSSINVTQPSMPSNLSGHPPPGNASGGTPATGGQSQAAGQSQPRPAFTSAAFRASMPHVVQIPITAATTIPIPSFQTPIPDSLDTLMEFINRMEQALSRNGYQPDTSSATSEGRPREELPRNTQGPSTPEALAIVLRSSQRLLSGLAVSSLSHIAGRLEQDGSSPDPALRGQIQTEAVQVGLAMQHLGALLLELGRTLLTLRMGQSQELSYVNSGPAVYISPSGPNPIMVQPFPHQTSPLFTGAAGSSNPVTGQGGLGTSSRQINIHIHAGSSASPTMSSVGNHQSSGEQGEHNSNTSSVRVLPTRNFTAASAPAPAPSHFTNFTAATAPAPSHFTGENVSAEIQSGASSAVTEQATNTVATSTPEESSPLRDLPSERSDSIFFNQGQRGKEHCEDSGHPEVDTISDAKLTKKATPEVVTPLGLGLGGLDRKKRSKQLKTLGKNEDGGTSASVEGVQRGSGTSSQQQLLQSLFSGSSRGRGSDDGVDVSSAMSQVLESPVLDGLLGGVSRQAGVDSPNMLRNMLQQFTQNPQIMNTVQQIAQQVDGQEIENMMSGGANSEGGGGFDLSRMVQQMMPLVSRAFSQGGPSLESALEQADVHQPLQANVQPMMQMIEHSDPPEDVFRAMVENAAMSQEDLADVLCSDEALAHEYAELLRRDLEGRLQDNHGP; encoded by the exons ATTTGGAAAATGGGCATACCTTGCACTTGATTGTGAGGCAGCCAGCTGAATCAATGCCATCATCTGGTACCCCTTCAGAAGGGGCAGCTGCAAATGATG GAAATGGTTCAAATGGTGGACCATCTCGAGGTCGTGGACACATCTCCCACAGCGTAGTCCTTGGGACTTTTAATCCTGCAGATCACACTGAAGGCTTTGGTCCAGATATCAGCCGG GTTATTGGAGCAGTTTTAAATTCTTTTGGAGTTGGTGGGCAGAACCTTCCAAATAGCAGTATTAATGTCACGCAGCCGTCTATGCCC TCCAATTTGTCTGGCCATCCTCCGCCTGGAAATGCATCAGGTGGAACGCCTGCCACCGGTGGTCAAAGCCAAGCGGCGGGACAGTCACAGCCTAGGCCAGCATTTACTAGTGCAGCATTTCGAGCATCTATGCCTCATGTGGTTCAGATTCCTATTACAGCAGCTACAACGATTCCCATTCCTTCATTTCAGACG CCTATCCCGGATTCGTTAGACACTCTTATGGAGTTCATTAATCGGATGGAACAAGCACTATCACGAAACG GCTATCAGCCAGATACCTCCTCTGCTACATCAGAAGGTCGGCCCAGGGAAGAGTTGCCTAGAAATACACAAGGCCCATCAACGCCTGAAGCACTGGCTATTGTCCTGAGGAGTTCACAGCGTCTACTAAGTGGTCTAGCCGTCTCTTCGTTATCG CATATTGCAGGACGTCTAGAGCAGGATGGATCCTCTCCAGATCCTGCCCTCAGGGGACAAATCCAGACAGAGGCAGTGCAGGTAGGTCTTGCTATGCAACATTTAGGGGCCCTCCTTCTGGAGCTTGGGCGGACACTTCTGACACTGAGAATGGGACAGTCTCAG GAATTATCCTATGTGAACTCTGGCCCTGCTGTATACATATCTCCTTCAGGACCGAATCCTATTATGGTTCAG CCTTTTCCGCATCAAACCAGCCCACTCTTTACTGGGGCGGCTGGCTCATCAAATCCAGTAACCGGACAAGGTGGTTTAGGAACTTCCTCAAGGCAGATTAACATTCACATACATGCTG GGTCGTCAGCTTCACCTACGATGTCGTCAGTTGGAAACCATCAAAGCAGTGGAGAGCAAGGAGAACATAACAGCAATACAAGTTCAGTCCGGGTACTTCCAACGAGAAACTTCACTGCTGCTTCTGCTCCTGCTCCTGCTCCATCACATTTTACCAACTTCACTGCTGCTACTGCTCCTGCTCCATCACATTTTACCGGTGAGAATGTGTCTGCCGAGATTCAATCTGGTGCTTCTAGTGCTGTGACTGAGCAGGCTACCAACACTGTGGCTACTTCCACACCGGAGGAAAGTAGCCCATTGCGTGACTTACCATCTGAGAGGAGTGACTCGATT TTTTTCAACCAGGGTCAACGCGGTAAAGAACATTGTGAAGATTCAGGGCATCCAGAGGTAGATACTATCAGTGATGCCAAATTAACTAAGAAGGCTACTCCAGAAGTCGTGACCCCACTTGGATTGGGGCTCGGGGGTTTGGACCGTAAG AAACGAAGCAAGCAGCTTAAGACATTAGGTAAGAATGAAGATGGCGGGACTTCTGCTTCGGTTGAAGGTGTGCAACGGGGCAGTGGGACCAGTAGTCAACAACAGCTTTTGCAATCTCTCTTTTCTGGTAGCTCACGTGGGCGAGGTTCAGATGATGGGGTAGATGTCTCGAGTGCAATGTCTCAGGTGTTGGAGAGCCCTGTTTTGGATGGATTGCTAGGAGGGGTATCTCGACAAGCTGGTGTTGATTCACCAAATATGCTGAGGAATATGTTGCAGCAGTTTACCCAGAACCCACAGATCATGAACACAGTCCAGCAAATTGCTCAACAGGTGGATGGTCAAGAGATAGAGAATATGATGTCAGGCGGAGCTAATAGCGAAGGAGGTGGTGGCTTTGATCTCTCTAGAATGGTCCAGCAAATGATGCCTCTAGTCTCACGTGCTTTTAGCCAAGGAGGACCATCACTTGAATCGGCATTAGAACAGGCTGATGTTCATCAACCTTTACAG GCAAATGTTCAACCCATGATGCAGATGATTGAGCACTCTGATCCACCAGAAGATGTCTTCCGTGCAATGGTTGAAAATGCTGCGATGAGTCAAGAAGACCTTGCAGACGTGCTCTGCAGTGATGAAGCTCTTGCTCAT GAATACGCGGAGTTGCTAAGGCGTGATCTGGAAGGCCGGCTACAAGATAATCATGGTCCATAA
- the LOC106382511 gene encoding ubiquitin-like domain-containing protein CIP73 isoform X4 has protein sequence MGDQATNQCSSSNNASVESTLELNIKTLDSQTYTFKADKNETVSVFKEKIASETGVPVAQQRLIFRGRVLKDDHPLSEYHLENGHTLHLIVRQPAESMPSSGTPSEGAAANDGNGSNGGPSRGRGHISHSVVLGTFNPADHTEGFGPDISRVIGAVLNSFGVGGQNLPNSSINVTQPSMPSNLSGHPPPGNASGGTPATGGQSQAAGQSQPRPAFTSAAFRASMPHVVQIPITAATTIPIPSFQTPIPDSLDTLMEFINRMEQALSRNGYQPDTSSATSEGRPREELPRNTQGPSTPEALAIVLRSSQRLLSGLAVSSLSHIAGRLEQDGSSPDPALRGQIQTEAVQVGLAMQHLGALLLELGRTLLTLRMGQSQELSYVNSGPAVYISPSGPNPIMVQPFPHQTSPLFTGAAGSSNPVTGQGGLGTSSRQINIHIHAGSSASPTMSSVGNHQSSGEQGEHNSNTSSVRVLPTRNFTAASAPAPAPSHFTNFTAATAPAPSHFTGENVSAEIQSGASSAVTEQATNTVATSTPEESSPLRDLPSERSDSIGQRGKEHCEDSGHPEVDTISDAKLTKKATPEVVTPLGLGLGGLDRKKRSKQLKTLGKNEDGGTSASVEGVQRGSGTSSQQQLLQSLFSGSSRGRGSDDGVDVSSAMSQVLESPVLDGLLGGVSRQAGVDSPNMLRNMLQQFTQNPQIMNTVQQIAQQVDGQEIENMMSGGANSEGGGGFDLSRMVQQMMPLVSRAFSQGGPSLESALEQADVHQPLQMIEHSDPPEDVFRAMVENAAMSQEDLADVLCSDEALAHEYAELLRRDLEGRLQDNHGP, from the exons ATTTGGAAAATGGGCATACCTTGCACTTGATTGTGAGGCAGCCAGCTGAATCAATGCCATCATCTGGTACCCCTTCAGAAGGGGCAGCTGCAAATGATG GAAATGGTTCAAATGGTGGACCATCTCGAGGTCGTGGACACATCTCCCACAGCGTAGTCCTTGGGACTTTTAATCCTGCAGATCACACTGAAGGCTTTGGTCCAGATATCAGCCGG GTTATTGGAGCAGTTTTAAATTCTTTTGGAGTTGGTGGGCAGAACCTTCCAAATAGCAGTATTAATGTCACGCAGCCGTCTATGCCC TCCAATTTGTCTGGCCATCCTCCGCCTGGAAATGCATCAGGTGGAACGCCTGCCACCGGTGGTCAAAGCCAAGCGGCGGGACAGTCACAGCCTAGGCCAGCATTTACTAGTGCAGCATTTCGAGCATCTATGCCTCATGTGGTTCAGATTCCTATTACAGCAGCTACAACGATTCCCATTCCTTCATTTCAGACG CCTATCCCGGATTCGTTAGACACTCTTATGGAGTTCATTAATCGGATGGAACAAGCACTATCACGAAACG GCTATCAGCCAGATACCTCCTCTGCTACATCAGAAGGTCGGCCCAGGGAAGAGTTGCCTAGAAATACACAAGGCCCATCAACGCCTGAAGCACTGGCTATTGTCCTGAGGAGTTCACAGCGTCTACTAAGTGGTCTAGCCGTCTCTTCGTTATCG CATATTGCAGGACGTCTAGAGCAGGATGGATCCTCTCCAGATCCTGCCCTCAGGGGACAAATCCAGACAGAGGCAGTGCAGGTAGGTCTTGCTATGCAACATTTAGGGGCCCTCCTTCTGGAGCTTGGGCGGACACTTCTGACACTGAGAATGGGACAGTCTCAG GAATTATCCTATGTGAACTCTGGCCCTGCTGTATACATATCTCCTTCAGGACCGAATCCTATTATGGTTCAG CCTTTTCCGCATCAAACCAGCCCACTCTTTACTGGGGCGGCTGGCTCATCAAATCCAGTAACCGGACAAGGTGGTTTAGGAACTTCCTCAAGGCAGATTAACATTCACATACATGCTG GGTCGTCAGCTTCACCTACGATGTCGTCAGTTGGAAACCATCAAAGCAGTGGAGAGCAAGGAGAACATAACAGCAATACAAGTTCAGTCCGGGTACTTCCAACGAGAAACTTCACTGCTGCTTCTGCTCCTGCTCCTGCTCCATCACATTTTACCAACTTCACTGCTGCTACTGCTCCTGCTCCATCACATTTTACCGGTGAGAATGTGTCTGCCGAGATTCAATCTGGTGCTTCTAGTGCTGTGACTGAGCAGGCTACCAACACTGTGGCTACTTCCACACCGGAGGAAAGTAGCCCATTGCGTGACTTACCATCTGAGAGGAGTGACTCGATT GGTCAACGCGGTAAAGAACATTGTGAAGATTCAGGGCATCCAGAGGTAGATACTATCAGTGATGCCAAATTAACTAAGAAGGCTACTCCAGAAGTCGTGACCCCACTTGGATTGGGGCTCGGGGGTTTGGACCGTAAG AAACGAAGCAAGCAGCTTAAGACATTAGGTAAGAATGAAGATGGCGGGACTTCTGCTTCGGTTGAAGGTGTGCAACGGGGCAGTGGGACCAGTAGTCAACAACAGCTTTTGCAATCTCTCTTTTCTGGTAGCTCACGTGGGCGAGGTTCAGATGATGGGGTAGATGTCTCGAGTGCAATGTCTCAGGTGTTGGAGAGCCCTGTTTTGGATGGATTGCTAGGAGGGGTATCTCGACAAGCTGGTGTTGATTCACCAAATATGCTGAGGAATATGTTGCAGCAGTTTACCCAGAACCCACAGATCATGAACACAGTCCAGCAAATTGCTCAACAGGTGGATGGTCAAGAGATAGAGAATATGATGTCAGGCGGAGCTAATAGCGAAGGAGGTGGTGGCTTTGATCTCTCTAGAATGGTCCAGCAAATGATGCCTCTAGTCTCACGTGCTTTTAGCCAAGGAGGACCATCACTTGAATCGGCATTAGAACAGGCTGATGTTCATCAACCTTTACAG ATGATTGAGCACTCTGATCCACCAGAAGATGTCTTCCGTGCAATGGTTGAAAATGCTGCGATGAGTCAAGAAGACCTTGCAGACGTGCTCTGCAGTGATGAAGCTCTTGCTCAT GAATACGCGGAGTTGCTAAGGCGTGATCTGGAAGGCCGGCTACAAGATAATCATGGTCCATAA